The Cucumis sativus cultivar 9930 unplaced genomic scaffold, Cucumber_9930_V3 scaffold85, whole genome shotgun sequence genome window below encodes:
- the LOC116406304 gene encoding secreted RxLR effector protein 161-like, whose protein sequence is MQNSKKGLLSYRYGVHLSKEQCPKIPQEVEDIRNIPYVFAVGSLMVVSRYQSNPGCDHWTTVKNILKYLQRTKDYMLVYGTKDLILIGYNDSDFQTDKHAKKSTSGSIFTLNGGAVV, encoded by the exons atgcagaattccaaaaagggtctGTTGTCGTACAGATATGGAgttcatttgtcaaaggaacaatgtcctaagatACCTCAGGAAGTTGAGGATATTAGAAATATACCCTATGTTTTcgctgttggaagtttgat ggtggtcagtaggtatcaatcCAATCCTGGATGTGATCACTGGACAACCGTTAAGaacattctaaaatatcttcaaagaacaaaagacTACATGCTCGTGTATGGTACAAAGGATTTGATCCTTATTGGATACAATGATTCTGATTTCCAAACTGATAAACATGCTAAaaagtctacatcaggatCAATATTCACTCTAAATGGAGGAGCAGTGGTTTGa